From a region of the Ponticoccus alexandrii genome:
- a CDS encoding carbohydrate ABC transporter permease, protein MKLGRSLPVVFLGPALIVLIILAAVPTLYAFNISLQNRTLSTPDADYVWFANYIALFGDARFLNALWVSLKWEVLTVSATMIVGIGLAIAMFEAATPRWRNVLTLLFIIPVLLPRVCAAFVWKFSFHPLYGAATWPVRAITGETPDILASPLGAMLAVAFVDVWQWGPVFAVIILKLMEALPPQPLEAARIDRCKRWEIHAFITLPMLKLPLISLVLVKAIESLRSFDLVYVMTRGGPGIATETLDMYAYSQGFIEAGKISYASGMAVVMLVLTVVMFTMIWKRLNR, encoded by the coding sequence ATGAAACTCGGGCGGTCCCTTCCCGTGGTATTTCTCGGTCCGGCATTGATCGTCCTGATCATCCTTGCCGCGGTACCCACACTCTACGCGTTCAACATTTCCCTGCAGAACCGCACCCTGAGCACCCCGGACGCAGACTATGTCTGGTTCGCGAATTACATCGCGCTCTTTGGCGATGCGCGGTTCCTCAATGCGCTGTGGGTCTCGCTCAAGTGGGAGGTTCTGACCGTCTCGGCCACAATGATTGTCGGCATCGGTCTGGCCATCGCGATGTTCGAAGCGGCGACGCCGCGCTGGCGCAACGTATTGACATTGCTGTTCATCATCCCGGTACTTCTGCCCCGGGTCTGTGCGGCGTTCGTGTGGAAATTCTCATTCCATCCGCTTTATGGCGCGGCCACCTGGCCTGTGCGCGCGATAACTGGTGAAACGCCGGACATCCTTGCCTCGCCGCTGGGCGCGATGCTTGCCGTCGCCTTCGTGGACGTGTGGCAATGGGGTCCGGTCTTCGCCGTCATCATCCTGAAACTGATGGAAGCCCTGCCACCCCAACCCCTGGAGGCCGCACGGATCGACCGCTGCAAACGTTGGGAAATCCATGCTTTCATCACGCTGCCGATGCTGAAGCTGCCGCTGATTTCCCTCGTCTTGGTGAAGGCGATCGAGTCGCTGCGCTCTTTCGACCTGGTCTATGTGATGACCCGCGGCGGCCCCGGCATCGCGACCGAGACCCTCGACATGTACGCCTATTCGCAAGGTTTCATCGAGGCGGGCAAGATCTCCTACGCCTCGGGTATGGCGGTGGTCATGCTGGTGCTGACCGTCGTGATGTTCACCATGATCTGGAAGAGGTTGAACCGATGA
- a CDS encoding NAD(P)-dependent alcohol dehydrogenase, with translation MKALVLERQGELSLRDIDLPSDMGPTDVRIKLHTVGVCGSDVHYYTHGKIGDFVVTAPMVLGHEASGTVIEVGAAVTTLKAGDRVCMEPGVPDLTSRTSRLGLYNVDPAVTFWATPPVHGVLCGECVHPAAFTFKLPDTVSFAEGAMVEPFAVGMQAAKRAQIAPGDTAVVLGAGTIGIMTALAALAGGCARVLISDLSAEKLAIAERYDGITGIDIRQTPIVDAVAEVTAGWGADVVFECSGAQAAMTDLFRIVRPGGAIVFVGLPPDPVAIDISAATARECRMETVFRYANVFDRALDLIAAGKVDLTPLLSDTYPFDASIEAFDRAAEGRPSDVKLQIRVDTESEAP, from the coding sequence ATGAAAGCTCTTGTTCTCGAACGCCAGGGAGAGCTCTCCTTGCGCGATATCGACCTGCCCAGCGACATGGGCCCGACGGATGTCCGCATCAAGCTGCACACGGTCGGGGTCTGCGGATCGGACGTGCATTACTACACCCATGGCAAGATTGGCGATTTCGTCGTGACCGCGCCCATGGTGCTGGGGCATGAAGCGTCGGGAACCGTGATCGAGGTCGGCGCGGCCGTCACGACCCTGAAGGCCGGTGATCGCGTCTGCATGGAGCCGGGCGTGCCGGATCTGACCTCCCGCACCTCCCGGCTCGGCCTCTACAATGTCGACCCTGCGGTCACCTTCTGGGCCACGCCGCCGGTCCATGGCGTGCTCTGCGGCGAATGCGTCCATCCCGCCGCCTTCACTTTCAAACTGCCGGACACGGTGTCCTTCGCGGAAGGCGCGATGGTGGAGCCCTTCGCCGTGGGGATGCAGGCCGCGAAACGTGCGCAGATCGCGCCGGGCGATACGGCGGTGGTTCTGGGTGCAGGCACCATCGGCATCATGACTGCGCTCGCCGCGCTGGCGGGGGGCTGCGCCCGCGTGCTGATCTCCGACCTCTCGGCGGAGAAGCTGGCCATCGCCGAACGCTACGACGGCATCACAGGCATCGACATCCGCCAGACACCCATCGTGGATGCGGTGGCCGAGGTCACCGCAGGCTGGGGCGCCGACGTGGTCTTCGAATGCTCCGGCGCACAGGCCGCGATGACGGATCTGTTCCGCATCGTGCGTCCGGGCGGCGCGATCGTCTTCGTCGGGCTGCCGCCCGATCCGGTCGCCATCGACATCTCGGCGGCGACAGCGCGTGAATGCCGGATGGAAACGGTGTTCCGCTATGCCAACGTTTTCGACCGCGCGCTGGACCTCATTGCCGCGGGCAAGGTGGATCTGACGCCGCTTCTGTCGGACACCTATCCCTTCGACGCGTCGATCGAGGCCTTTGACCGCGCCGCCGAGGGGCGCCCTTCCGATGTGAAACTGCAGATCCGCGTCGATACCGAAAGCGAGGCCCCGTGA
- a CDS encoding ABC transporter ATP-binding protein, producing MATVECRNIRKCYGDVEVIRDFNLSIQDHEFVVFLGPSGCGKSTLLRMVAGLEDITGGDLLIGGARINDRDPGDRGIAMVFQNYALYPHMTVRQNITFGLERAGTDKAEIERRLAPVVDTLGLAIYLNRKPVELSGGQQQRVAIARAMIKTPEVFLFDEPLSNLDAKLRGHLRVEIARLHKALKSTSIYVTHDQLEAMTLADRIVLMNQGRIEQIGTPEEIYSRPATLFAAGFIGTPNMNFMQFEVEEGALRDGLIHLPAPAGAQGQVTLGIRPGSVEVLPEAAEDTLRARVERDEFHGETRLVSLQCGTHSLMASVPAHMALREGQELHIRLPEEKLHHFDTKTGQRLD from the coding sequence ATGGCGACCGTCGAATGCCGCAACATCCGCAAATGCTATGGAGACGTTGAAGTCATCCGCGACTTCAATCTGTCCATACAAGATCATGAATTCGTTGTCTTTCTCGGCCCCTCCGGCTGTGGGAAATCCACGCTGCTGCGGATGGTTGCCGGGCTTGAAGACATTACCGGTGGCGATCTGCTGATCGGTGGCGCACGCATAAACGACCGTGATCCCGGCGATCGTGGCATCGCGATGGTGTTCCAGAATTATGCGCTCTATCCACATATGACGGTGCGCCAGAACATCACCTTCGGCCTTGAGCGCGCAGGCACCGACAAGGCCGAGATCGAGCGCAGGCTGGCCCCGGTGGTCGACACGCTCGGTCTTGCGATTTACCTCAACCGCAAACCGGTCGAGCTGTCCGGCGGCCAACAGCAGCGCGTTGCCATTGCCCGCGCCATGATCAAGACTCCGGAAGTCTTCCTGTTCGACGAACCGCTGTCAAACCTTGATGCCAAGCTGCGCGGTCATTTGCGTGTCGAGATCGCCCGCCTGCACAAGGCGCTCAAGTCGACCTCGATCTATGTGACCCACGACCAGCTGGAGGCCATGACCCTTGCCGACCGGATCGTGCTGATGAACCAGGGCCGTATCGAGCAGATAGGGACGCCGGAGGAAATTTACTCTCGCCCCGCGACCCTGTTTGCCGCCGGGTTCATCGGAACGCCGAACATGAACTTCATGCAGTTCGAGGTCGAAGAGGGGGCCCTGCGCGACGGTCTTATCCACCTGCCCGCCCCGGCAGGCGCGCAGGGCCAGGTCACGCTTGGTATACGTCCTGGCAGTGTCGAGGTGCTGCCCGAAGCGGCAGAGGATACGCTGCGCGCCCGTGTCGAACGCGACGAGTTTCACGGCGAAACGCGGCTCGTCTCCCTCCAGTGCGGCACGCATTCCCTGATGGCCTCCGTCCCCGCCCACATGGCGCTGCGCGAGGGGCAGGAGCTTCACATTCGTCTGCCCGAGGAAAAGCTGCATCACTTCGATACCAAGACGGGACAGCGGCTAGACTGA
- a CDS encoding NUDIX hydrolase, which translates to MIQIAALCYRGEGAGREVLLITSRDTGRWVIPKGGLMRGRDAAEAAAEEAWEEAGVRPVAIPAEAIGEFRYLKTKRSGLPVPVRVLVYPMEVAGLEESFPEAGQRRLAWHAPREAATMVAEPGLREIFERFHVASSDVALL; encoded by the coding sequence ATGATCCAGATCGCGGCCCTGTGTTACCGTGGCGAGGGCGCGGGGCGCGAGGTGCTTCTTATTACCAGCCGGGACACTGGCCGCTGGGTCATTCCCAAGGGCGGGCTCATGCGCGGTCGGGACGCCGCCGAGGCCGCGGCGGAAGAAGCCTGGGAAGAGGCGGGCGTGCGTCCCGTCGCGATTCCCGCCGAGGCGATCGGGGAGTTCCGCTACCTGAAGACCAAGCGGTCGGGGCTGCCGGTCCCTGTCCGGGTTCTGGTTTACCCGATGGAGGTGGCCGGACTCGAAGAGAGTTTTCCCGAAGCCGGTCAGCGCCGTCTGGCATGGCATGCGCCGCGAGAGGCGGCGACAATGGTCGCGGAACCGGGCCTGCGGGAAATTTTTGAACGTTTCCATGTGGCGTCTTCCGACGTCGCCTTGTTGTAA
- a CDS encoding inorganic phosphate transporter: MSHNDLDPSHLETLDRDLGRLSTLEQATAYVSRPVIGLGVGLVFVVFAALLAALIFGQANNTLVVVIAAAFGAYMALNIGANDVANNMGPAVGANALTMGGAIAIAVVFESAGALIAGGDVVSTIAKGIIAPESMGTPGAFITAMMAALLASALWVNLATWIGAPVSTTHSVVGGVMGAGIAAAGFAAVSWGQMGAIAASWVISPMLGGAIAAGFLWFIKSNIIYTEDKIASARRWVPVLVGIMGGAFAAYIALKGLKQLVKIDLGAALLIGLGAGVMIWLVMIPVIRHQSEGLENRNKSLKVLFGIPLIVSAALLSFAHGANDVANAVGPLAAIVQASSTGDFTHAFGIPIWVMVIGAMGISFGLFLFGPKLIRMVGNQITKLNPMRAYCVALSAAITVIVASWLGLPVSSTHIAVGGVFGVGFFREWDAERRMRKAKAAVPKEMRLAPEERRRRKLVRRSHFMTIIAAWVITVPAAALLSAAIFTVIRGVLEVS, from the coding sequence ATGTCGCACAACGATCTGGATCCCAGCCACCTCGAGACACTGGACCGTGACCTCGGACGGTTGTCGACGCTTGAACAGGCGACGGCCTATGTCAGCCGACCGGTCATCGGACTGGGCGTGGGGCTGGTCTTCGTGGTTTTCGCAGCGCTTCTGGCGGCGTTGATCTTCGGACAGGCGAACAACACGCTTGTCGTGGTGATCGCGGCGGCCTTCGGGGCCTACATGGCGCTGAACATCGGCGCCAACGACGTGGCCAACAACATGGGGCCTGCGGTGGGCGCCAACGCGCTGACCATGGGCGGCGCCATCGCCATCGCGGTGGTCTTCGAAAGCGCGGGCGCCCTGATCGCGGGCGGCGACGTGGTGTCGACCATCGCCAAGGGCATCATCGCGCCGGAAAGCATGGGCACGCCCGGGGCCTTCATCACCGCCATGATGGCGGCGCTGCTGGCCTCGGCGCTCTGGGTCAACCTTGCCACGTGGATCGGTGCGCCGGTCTCGACCACGCATTCGGTGGTGGGCGGCGTGATGGGCGCGGGCATTGCGGCGGCGGGCTTTGCCGCCGTCAGCTGGGGGCAGATGGGCGCGATTGCCGCAAGCTGGGTGATCTCGCCGATGCTGGGCGGGGCCATCGCCGCCGGGTTCCTGTGGTTCATCAAATCGAACATCATCTACACCGAGGACAAGATCGCCTCTGCCCGGCGCTGGGTTCCCGTTCTGGTGGGCATCATGGGCGGCGCCTTTGCCGCCTATATCGCGCTGAAGGGCCTGAAGCAGCTGGTGAAGATCGACCTAGGGGCGGCGCTGCTGATCGGTCTGGGGGCCGGGGTCATGATCTGGCTGGTGATGATCCCGGTGATCCGCCACCAGTCCGAGGGGCTGGAGAACCGCAACAAGTCGCTCAAGGTGCTGTTCGGCATCCCCCTGATCGTCTCGGCGGCGCTGCTCAGCTTCGCCCATGGCGCCAACGACGTGGCCAATGCGGTCGGGCCTCTGGCGGCCATCGTGCAGGCCTCAAGCACCGGCGATTTCACCCATGCCTTCGGCATCCCGATCTGGGTCATGGTGATCGGCGCCATGGGGATTTCCTTCGGCCTCTTCCTCTTCGGGCCGAAGCTGATCCGCATGGTCGGCAACCAGATCACCAAGCTGAACCCGATGCGCGCCTATTGCGTGGCGCTTTCGGCGGCGATCACGGTGATCGTGGCCAGCTGGCTGGGACTGCCGGTCAGCTCGACTCATATCGCCGTGGGCGGCGTCTTCGGCGTTGGCTTCTTCCGGGAATGGGACGCAGAGCGGCGGATGCGCAAGGCCAAGGCGGCCGTGCCGAAGGAGATGCGCCTTGCCCCCGAGGAACGGCGGCGGCGCAAGCTGGTGCGGCGGTCCCATTTCATGACCATCATCGCGGCCTGGGTGATCACGGTTCCGGCGGCGGCGCTGCTGTCGGCGGCGATCTTCACGGTGATCCGCGGCGTGCTGGAAGTCTCGTGA
- the nrdF gene encoding class 1b ribonucleoside-diphosphate reductase subunit beta: MKDMTHTRPVPRAINWNRIQDDKDLEIWNRLTANFWLPEKVPLSNDIQSWSQLTEDEQTLTIRVFTGLTLLDTIQNTVGAPSLMPDAQTPHEEAVLTNIAFMEAVHARSYSSVFSTLCQTVQVDEAFRWSAENEHLQAKSRLILDEYDATANPLKKKIASVFLESFLFYSGFYLPMHWSSRARLTNTADLIRLIIRDEAIHGYYIGYKFQRALERLPEAERAELKDFAFALLFDLYDIEARYTQQLYDPLGLTEDVKAFLHYNANKALQNLGFEALFPEETCRVNPAIMAALSPGSDENHDFFSGSGSSYVIGKTVATEDADWDF; encoded by the coding sequence ATGAAAGACATGACCCACACCCGCCCCGTCCCCCGCGCGATCAACTGGAACCGCATCCAGGACGACAAGGACCTTGAGATCTGGAACCGCCTGACCGCAAACTTCTGGCTGCCGGAAAAGGTGCCGCTGTCGAATGACATCCAGAGCTGGTCGCAGCTTACCGAGGACGAGCAGACCCTGACGATCCGGGTCTTCACCGGGCTGACGCTGCTGGACACGATCCAAAACACGGTGGGCGCGCCCTCCCTGATGCCCGACGCCCAGACGCCGCACGAAGAGGCCGTGTTGACGAACATCGCCTTCATGGAGGCGGTGCACGCGCGGTCCTATTCGTCGGTCTTCTCGACCCTGTGCCAGACCGTCCAGGTGGACGAGGCCTTCCGCTGGTCGGCGGAGAACGAGCACCTTCAGGCCAAGTCCCGCCTGATCCTCGACGAATACGACGCCACCGCGAACCCGCTGAAGAAGAAGATCGCCAGCGTGTTCCTCGAGAGCTTCCTCTTCTACTCGGGCTTCTACCTGCCCATGCACTGGTCGAGCCGGGCACGCCTGACCAACACAGCCGACCTGATCCGGCTGATCATCCGGGACGAGGCGATCCACGGCTATTACATCGGCTACAAGTTCCAGCGCGCGCTGGAGCGTCTGCCCGAGGCCGAACGGGCCGAACTGAAGGACTTTGCCTTTGCGCTGCTCTTCGATCTCTACGACATCGAGGCGCGCTATACCCAGCAGCTCTACGATCCGCTGGGCCTGACCGAAGACGTCAAGGCCTTCCTGCATTACAATGCCAACAAAGCGCTGCAGAACCTTGGTTTCGAGGCGCTGTTTCCGGAAGAAACCTGCCGGGTGAACCCCGCGATCATGGCGGCCCTGTCGCCGGGTTCGGACGAGAACCACGACTTCTTCTCGGGGTCCGGGTCGAGCTACGTCATCGGCAAGACCGTCGCGACCGAAGACGCCGACTGGGATTTCTGA
- the nrdE gene encoding class 1b ribonucleoside-diphosphate reductase subunit alpha produces the protein MLDASLTQGLDYHALNAMLNLYDAEGNIQFEADRMAARQYFLQHVNQNTVFFHSLEEKLGYLVDEGYYEAQILEQYPRDFLRRIWDAAFAKKFRFPTFLGAFKYYTSYTLKTRDGQRFLERYEDRVVMNALALARGDETLAMQLMEEILSGRFQPATPTFLNAGKTARGEFVSCFLLRLEDNMESIGRGINSALQLSKRGGGVALMLTNIREYGAPIKGIENQSSGVIPVMKLLEDSFSYANQLGARQGAGAVYLNAHHPDILRFLDTKRENADEKIRIKTLSLGVVIPDVTFELAKRNEDMYLFSPHDVERVYGCAFSEISVTEKYAEMVDNPKIRKKKINARAFFQTLAEIQFESGYPYIMFEDTVNRANPIVGRISMSNLCSEILQVNEASEFNDDLSYARMGTDISCNLGSMNIARAMDGGDLGASVGTAIRALNAVSEMSAIDSVPSIRKGNDESHAIGLGQMNLHGFLAREHIQYGSPEGVEFTSTYFAAILFHALTASCRLAQEKGQTFKGFEASAYADGSYFDKYTDRSWRPELASVKALFKRFGIELPGKKDWAALKKDVMTHGLYNRNLQAVPPTGSISYINYATSSIHPITAKIEIRKEGKIGRVYYPAPYMNAENLDFYRDAYEIGPEAIIDTYAAATEHVDQGLSLTLFFPAEASTRDINRAQIYAWKKGIKTIYYIRLRQAALEGTEVEGCVSCTL, from the coding sequence ATGCTTGACGCCAGCCTGACCCAAGGCCTTGATTACCACGCGCTGAACGCGATGCTGAACCTCTATGACGCAGAGGGCAACATCCAGTTCGAGGCCGACCGCATGGCGGCGCGGCAGTACTTCCTGCAACATGTGAACCAGAACACGGTCTTCTTCCATTCGCTGGAAGAGAAGCTGGGCTATCTCGTCGACGAGGGCTATTACGAGGCGCAGATTCTGGAACAGTACCCCCGGGACTTCCTGCGCAGGATCTGGGATGCCGCCTTTGCCAAGAAGTTCCGCTTTCCCACCTTCCTTGGCGCGTTCAAGTATTACACCTCCTACACGCTGAAGACCCGCGACGGTCAGCGGTTCCTCGAACGCTACGAAGACCGCGTGGTGATGAACGCGCTGGCGCTGGCGCGGGGCGATGAGACGCTGGCCATGCAGTTGATGGAGGAAATCCTCTCGGGCCGGTTCCAGCCCGCGACGCCGACCTTCCTGAACGCCGGCAAGACCGCGCGGGGCGAATTCGTGTCCTGCTTCCTGCTGCGGCTGGAAGACAACATGGAAAGCATCGGGCGCGGCATCAATTCGGCCCTGCAACTGTCCAAGCGCGGCGGCGGCGTGGCGCTGATGCTGACCAACATCCGCGAGTACGGCGCCCCGATCAAGGGCATCGAGAACCAGTCCTCGGGTGTCATTCCGGTGATGAAACTGCTGGAGGACAGCTTCAGCTACGCCAACCAGCTGGGCGCACGACAGGGCGCGGGCGCGGTCTATCTGAACGCCCATCACCCGGATATCCTGCGCTTCCTCGACACCAAGCGCGAGAACGCCGACGAGAAGATCCGCATCAAGACCCTCAGCCTTGGCGTGGTGATCCCGGACGTGACCTTCGAGCTGGCGAAGCGCAACGAAGACATGTACCTCTTTTCGCCGCACGACGTCGAACGGGTCTACGGCTGTGCCTTCTCGGAAATCTCGGTCACCGAGAAATACGCCGAGATGGTCGACAACCCGAAGATCCGCAAGAAGAAAATCAACGCGCGCGCCTTCTTCCAGACGCTGGCCGAGATCCAGTTCGAAAGCGGCTATCCCTACATCATGTTCGAGGACACGGTGAACCGCGCCAATCCGATCGTGGGCCGGATCTCCATGTCGAACCTCTGCTCCGAGATCCTTCAGGTGAACGAGGCATCCGAGTTCAACGACGATCTGAGCTACGCGCGCATGGGCACCGACATCTCCTGCAACCTCGGGTCCATGAACATTGCGCGGGCCATGGACGGCGGCGATCTGGGCGCCTCTGTCGGCACGGCGATCCGGGCGCTGAACGCGGTGTCCGAGATGTCGGCCATCGACTCGGTGCCCTCGATCCGCAAGGGCAACGACGAAAGCCACGCCATCGGACTGGGACAGATGAACCTGCACGGTTTCCTTGCCCGGGAGCACATCCAGTACGGCAGCCCCGAGGGCGTAGAATTCACCAGCACCTATTTCGCCGCCATCCTCTTCCACGCGCTGACGGCCTCTTGCAGGCTGGCGCAGGAGAAGGGGCAAACCTTCAAGGGGTTCGAGGCCTCGGCCTATGCGGATGGCAGCTATTTCGACAAATACACCGACCGCAGCTGGCGGCCCGAACTGGCATCCGTGAAGGCCCTGTTCAAGCGGTTCGGCATCGAGCTTCCGGGCAAGAAGGACTGGGCCGCGCTCAAGAAGGACGTGATGACGCACGGGCTGTACAACCGGAACCTGCAGGCGGTTCCGCCCACCGGATCGATCAGCTACATCAACTATGCCACCTCCTCGATCCATCCGATCACCGCGAAGATCGAGATCCGCAAAGAGGGCAAGATCGGCCGGGTCTACTATCCGGCGCCCTACATGAACGCCGAGAACCTCGACTTTTACCGCGACGCCTATGAAATCGGGCCCGAAGCGATCATCGACACCTATGCCGCGGCGACGGAGCACGTCGATCAGGGCCTGTCGCTGACCCTGTTCTTCCCCGCCGAGGCCAGCACCCGCGATATCAACCGCGCCCAGATCTACGCATGGAAGAAGGGCATCAAGACGATCTACTACATCCGCCTGCGCCAGGCCGCGCTGGAAGGCACCGAGGTCGAGGGCTGCGTGTCCTGCACGCTTTGA
- the nrdI gene encoding class Ib ribonucleoside-diphosphate reductase assembly flavoprotein NrdI yields the protein MGGLAYFSSGSGNTARFVERLGLPATRLPLRSDAAPPLMPAPFVLICPTYADGAGRGAVTKPVIRFLNIEANRTLLRGVIASGNRNFGETFAMAGQVIARKCNVPVLYRFELAGTDADIARVRDGLQTFWETRCLTPA from the coding sequence ATGGGGGGGCTTGCCTATTTTTCCAGCGGCTCGGGCAACACGGCCCGGTTCGTGGAGCGGCTTGGCCTTCCCGCCACCCGGCTGCCGCTGCGCAGCGATGCCGCGCCGCCGCTGATGCCCGCGCCCTTCGTGCTGATCTGTCCGACCTACGCGGACGGGGCGGGGCGCGGTGCGGTGACCAAGCCGGTAATCCGCTTTCTGAACATCGAAGCGAACCGGACCCTGCTGCGCGGCGTGATCGCCAGCGGCAACCGGAACTTCGGAGAGACATTCGCGATGGCCGGACAGGTCATCGCCCGAAAATGCAACGTGCCCGTGCTCTACCGGTTCGAACTCGCGGGGACCGACGCCGATATCGCCCGTGTTCGTGACGGGCTGCAAACCTTCTGGGAAACCCGATGCTTGACGCCAGCCTGA
- the nrdH gene encoding glutaredoxin-like protein NrdH: protein MSITVYSKPACVQCTATTRALTARGIDFDLVDLTEDDAAMELVTGLGYRQAPVVVAGDEHWAGFRPDMISRLS from the coding sequence ATGAGTATCACCGTCTATTCCAAGCCCGCCTGTGTGCAATGCACCGCAACCACCCGCGCCCTGACCGCGCGCGGCATCGATTTCGACCTGGTCGACCTGACCGAGGACGACGCGGCCATGGAACTGGTCACCGGGCTTGGATACCGGCAGGCGCCGGTCGTCGTCGCGGGCGACGAGCACTGGGCCGGCTTCCGTCCCGACATGATCAGCCGCCTGTCCTGA
- a CDS encoding ABC transporter substrate-binding protein, with translation MLFKSTLFAAAAALATSVPLWAETITDDVGRSVEVSLPIQRAVIFNRYSVEFARAIGAIDQVVGTGASTYRDPDYWPEFTETDVVGQGQNEPNYEAIIAKNPDLVIMPRNGVYEEAARQLEPFGIPVMVITAWDTLKHVENVELMGKLFGQEEQAADLVDYYVGYQTLLAERLDGVPPVPVYLEEKRPLVTVTPGSGWHDMIAAGGGENVFGDIVIEDQAASRGNVNAFTIDPEEIVQRQPQLIVKLEPGSYTTIPEAQYKATWADLTSREEILSSPAGQNDNVHVINYYLAGGSSKITGALQIAKWAHPELFADIDPEEAMRQWIEDFQGMPYQPGMTYQAGF, from the coding sequence ATGTTGTTCAAATCCACCCTCTTCGCCGCAGCTGCCGCGCTGGCGACCTCGGTACCCCTTTGGGCCGAGACCATCACCGACGATGTCGGCCGCTCGGTCGAGGTCTCGCTTCCGATCCAGCGCGCGGTGATCTTCAACCGCTACTCGGTGGAATTCGCCCGCGCCATCGGCGCCATCGATCAGGTTGTCGGCACCGGCGCCAGCACCTATCGCGACCCGGACTACTGGCCCGAGTTCACCGAGACCGACGTGGTCGGGCAGGGGCAGAACGAACCGAACTACGAGGCGATCATCGCCAAGAACCCCGATCTGGTGATCATGCCGCGCAATGGCGTCTACGAAGAGGCGGCGCGCCAGCTGGAACCCTTCGGCATCCCGGTCATGGTCATCACCGCCTGGGACACGCTGAAGCATGTCGAGAACGTCGAGCTGATGGGCAAGCTTTTCGGCCAGGAAGAGCAGGCGGCGGATCTGGTGGATTACTACGTCGGCTACCAGACCCTGCTGGCCGAGCGGCTGGACGGTGTCCCGCCGGTGCCTGTCTACCTCGAGGAAAAGCGCCCGCTTGTGACTGTGACGCCGGGGTCCGGCTGGCATGACATGATCGCCGCTGGTGGGGGCGAAAATGTCTTTGGCGATATCGTCATCGAGGATCAGGCTGCCTCGCGCGGGAACGTCAACGCCTTCACCATCGACCCCGAGGAAATCGTCCAGCGCCAGCCGCAGCTGATCGTCAAGCTGGAGCCCGGTTCCTACACCACGATCCCCGAGGCGCAATACAAGGCGACATGGGCCGACCTGACCAGCCGCGAGGAAATCCTGTCCTCGCCGGCGGGGCAAAACGACAATGTCCACGTCATCAACTATTACCTCGCGGGTGGGTCCTCGAAGATCACCGGCGCCCTGCAGATCGCCAAATGGGCGCATCCCGAGCTGTTCGCCGATATCGACCCCGAAGAGGCGATGCGCCAGTGGATCGAGGACTTCCAGGGCATGCCCTACCAGCCCGGCATGACCTATCAGGCCGGGTTCTGA